The following are encoded in a window of Arthrobacter antioxidans genomic DNA:
- a CDS encoding cyclase family protein, with amino-acid sequence MLIVDLSQPVHTGMQVYPGDPEVTLTTVATVVEDGYQVASLHAGSHTGTHLDAPLHSIPGGRAVDAIDLSRLVGPARIVRCTGRAPRETIEWSSVAEQLEDLDGVAMVLFRTDWSEHFGSERYLEHPVLAAEVARRLLAAGITVVGVDTLNPDATLDNGEGLPFHTVFLGADGVIVENLANLAQVTWDRPLVSVLPLALAGTDGAPIRAVAMQPDA; translated from the coding sequence GTGCTGATCGTTGACCTGTCGCAGCCGGTCCACACCGGGATGCAGGTCTATCCCGGCGACCCGGAGGTCACGCTGACCACGGTGGCCACCGTCGTCGAGGACGGCTACCAGGTGGCGTCCCTGCACGCCGGCTCCCACACCGGGACCCACCTCGACGCGCCCCTCCACTCCATCCCCGGGGGGCGGGCGGTGGACGCCATCGACCTGTCCCGGCTCGTGGGACCCGCGAGGATCGTGCGGTGCACGGGCCGCGCGCCCCGGGAGACCATCGAGTGGTCCTCCGTGGCGGAGCAGCTCGAGGACCTCGACGGCGTCGCCATGGTGCTGTTCCGGACCGACTGGTCCGAGCACTTCGGCTCGGAGCGTTACCTCGAGCATCCTGTGCTCGCGGCCGAGGTGGCCCGGCGGCTGCTCGCCGCCGGGATCACGGTGGTCGGCGTCGACACCCTCAACCCGGACGCCACCCTCGACAACGGGGAGGGCCTGCCGTTCCACACCGTCTTCCTCGGGGCGGACGGGGTGATCGTCGAGAATCTGGCGAACCTGGCGCAGGTCACGTGGGACCGCCCGCTGGTATCGGTGCTCCCGCTGGCCCTGGCCGGGACGGACGGCGCGCCCATCCGCGCCGTCGCGATGCAGCCGGACGCCTGA